A window of the Hordeum vulgare subsp. vulgare chromosome 5H, MorexV3_pseudomolecules_assembly, whole genome shotgun sequence genome harbors these coding sequences:
- the LOC123395160 gene encoding noroxomaritidine/norcraugsodine reductase-like, protein MAVAGCGSREERWSLADATALVTGGSKGIGYAIVEELAGFGARVHTCSRNAAELEECRRRWEQKNLRVTVSVCDVSVRAEREKLMETVRQTFDSKLDILVNNAGQFSFKPAAECTADDFSNLMTTNLEASFHLSQLAHPLLMHASISGGGSIINMSSIGGSIAFAGSTIYAITKGALNQLTRNLATEWATDMIRVNGIAAGFVTTDMIKDVDPEYMKEEHSKTPLGRTGKPVEIASAVSFLCMPAASFITGQVICIDGGRTISA, encoded by the exons ATGGCAGTGGCTGGCTGCGGGAGCAGGGAGGAGAGGTGGAGCCTCGCAGACGCGACGGCGCTCGTCACCGGCGGCAGCAAAGGAATAGG ATATGCCATCGTGGAGGAGCTTGCTGGGTTTGGGGCGAGGGTGCACACCTGCTCCCGGAACGCGGCAGAGCTGGAGGAGTGCCGCCGGCGATGGGAGCAGAAGAACCTGCGGGTCACCGTCTCTGTCTGTGATGTCTCCGTGCGCGCCGAGAGGGAGAAACTTATGGAGACGGTCCGACAAACTTTCGACAGCAAGCTCGACATACTA GTAAACAATGCAGGGCAATTTTCTTTCAAGCCTGCTGCTGAATGTACGGCGGATGACTTCTCGAATCTGATGACCACCAATTTGGAGGCGAGCTTCCATCTCAGCCAACTCGCACACCCTCTTCTTATGCACGCTTCTATTTCTGGAGGAGGCAGCATCATCAACATGTCATCCATTGGAGGGTCAATTGCCTTTGCAGGCTCCACAATTTATGCAATCACGAAAG GTGCACTGAACCAGCTTACGAGGAATTTGGCCACAGAGTGGGCCACTGACATGATCCGTGTGAATGGCATCGCCGCAGGATTTGTCACAACCGATATGATTAAAGAT GTAGATCCAGAGTACATGAAAGAAGAGCACTCAAAGACCCCGTTGGGACGGACTGGCAAACCGGTGGAGATCGCCTCGGCAGTGTCATTTTTGTGTATGCCGgcagcttctttcatcaccggcCAGGTCATTTGCATTGATGGTGGTCGAACCATTAGTGCTTAG